A single window of Zea mays cultivar B73 chromosome 10, Zm-B73-REFERENCE-NAM-5.0, whole genome shotgun sequence DNA harbors:
- the LOC103641126 gene encoding transcription factor GTE7 isoform X2, producing the protein MTSAVLAGRDEVHHGHPHHRHWGGARAPLMPKPSSNPNPRRYRPGPNPIVSGSPPAPRAGSAVAAEPLPSPLRHVKFRPSELTPAEARHLRERLTGELGRVRAFVSRIDSWQDGRRRGPEPEPEPPARRSSPPPALVEAMRRRCADILTRLRRSKKSVWFNSPVDVEGLKLHDYRAIIRSPMDLGTVKQNLTAGRYPSHEAFAGDVRLTFNNALRYNPPDHHVHRYAGDLLATFEGMYKEAVSWFEQQRQQLEPPMQLDLLPPPPPPQLPVSVPVQAPLRMWGGRRPKPKARQPNKREMDEEEKQKLRVEIENLPEDKVLNVLQIVQKRNRDPALSGEVVELDFDELDIETLWELDRFVVNWRKALKKSQRNSRMNGDAAVMNADAIDATIVPDDDDRVEVAVNPSVVVEIGESETDVPEKNEVEAEMGDEYVDIGDEMLTMNYQSVEIQRDSLAASSSSGPGSGSSSSTDSDLDPESDGDNASAPH; encoded by the exons ATGACCTCCGCCGTCCTCGCCGGCCGGGATGAGGTCCACCACGGACACCCGCACCACCGCCACTGGGGCGGCGCCCGCGCCCCCCTCATGCCCAAGCCATCCTCCAATCCTAACCCTAGGCGCTACCGCCCGGGACCAAACCCTATCGTCAGTGGCTCGCCGCCGGCGCCGCGGGCCGGTTCGGCTGTCGCGGCTGAGCCCTTGCCGTCGCCCTTAAGGCACGTGAAATTCAGGCCGTCGGAACTGACACCCGCCGAGGCCCGTCATCTCCGCGAGCGGCTCACCGGCGAGCTTGGCCGCGTCCGCGCTTTCGTCTCCCGCATCGACTCGTGGCAGGACGGGCGTCGCCGGGGCCCGGAGCCCGAGCCGGAGCCTCCCGCGCGCCGCTCTTCCCCGCCGCCGGCGCTGGTGGAGGCGATGCGGAGGCGATGTGCGGATATCCTGACGCGGCTGCGGAGATCGAAGAAAAGCGTGTGGTTCAATTCCCCCGTCGACGTGGAGGGCCTCAAGCTGCACGACTACCGCGCCATCATTCGGAGCCCCATGGATCTCGGCACCGTCAAGCAAAACCTCACCGCTGGCCGGTACCCCTCGCACGAGGCGTTCGCTGGCGACGTCCGGCTGACCTTCAACAACGCGCTGCGGTACAACCCTCCCGACCACCACGTGCACAGGTACGCCGGCGACCTCCTCGCCACGTTTGAGGGGATGTACAAGGAGGCGGTCTCGTGGTTCGAGCAGCAGCGCCAGCAGCTCGAGCCGCCAATGCAGCTTGATctgctgccaccaccaccaccaccgcaactCCCAGTTTCTGTGCCAGTGCAAGCGCCCCTGAGGATGTGGGGTGGGAGGAGGCCCAAGCCCAAGGCTAGGCAGCCAAACAAGAGGGAGATGGATGAGGAGGAGAAGCAGAAGCTGAGGGTGGAGATTGAGAACCTGCCTGAGGACAAGGTGCTGAATGTGCTGCAGATTGTGCAGAAGAGGAACAGAGATCCAGCATTGTCGGGGGAGGTTGTGGAGCTTGATTTCGATGAGCTGGATATCGAGACCCTATGGGAGCTTGATCGATTTGTGGTCAATTGGAGGAAAGCTCTAAAGAAGAGCCAGCGGAATTCTAGGATGAATGGTGATGCTGCTGTGATGAATGCAGATGCCATCGATGCGACAATTGTTCCGGATGATGATGACAGGGTCGAGGTTGCTGTCAATCCGTCTGTGGTGGTTGAAATTGGAGAGTCG GAGACTGACGTTCCAGAGAAGAATGAAGTGGAGGCTGAGATGGGTGACGAGTATGTGGATATCGGTGATGAGATGCTGACGATGAATTACCAGTCGGTGGAGATCCAGAGGGATTCCCTGGCCGCCAGCAGCTCAAGCGGACCAGGAAGTGGCTCGTCTTCATCAACTG ATTCGGACTTGGACCCTGAATCTGATGGGGATAATGCAAGCGCCCCGCACTAG
- the LOC103641126 gene encoding transcription factor GTE7 isoform X1: MTSAVLAGRDEVHHGHPHHRHWGGARAPLMPKPSSNPNPRRYRPGPNPIVSGSPPAPRAGSAVAAEPLPSPLRHVKFRPSELTPAEARHLRERLTGELGRVRAFVSRIDSWQDGRRRGPEPEPEPPARRSSPPPALVEAMRRRCADILTRLRRSKKSVWFNSPVDVEGLKLHDYRAIIRSPMDLGTVKQNLTAGRYPSHEAFAGDVRLTFNNALRYNPPDHHVHRYAGDLLATFEGMYKEAVSWFEQQRQQLEPPMQLDLLPPPPPPQLPVSVPVQAPLRMWGGRRPKPKARQPNKREMDEEEKQKLRVEIENLPEDKVLNVLQIVQKRNRDPALSGEVVELDFDELDIETLWELDRFVVNWRKALKKSQRNSRMNGDAAVMNADAIDATIVPDDDDRVEVAVNPSVVVEIGESETDVPEKNEVEAEMGDEYVDIGDEMLTMNYQSVEIQRDSLAASSSSGPGSGSSSSTGTVEQIKLSPQMLGYGFSSSLIH; encoded by the exons ATGACCTCCGCCGTCCTCGCCGGCCGGGATGAGGTCCACCACGGACACCCGCACCACCGCCACTGGGGCGGCGCCCGCGCCCCCCTCATGCCCAAGCCATCCTCCAATCCTAACCCTAGGCGCTACCGCCCGGGACCAAACCCTATCGTCAGTGGCTCGCCGCCGGCGCCGCGGGCCGGTTCGGCTGTCGCGGCTGAGCCCTTGCCGTCGCCCTTAAGGCACGTGAAATTCAGGCCGTCGGAACTGACACCCGCCGAGGCCCGTCATCTCCGCGAGCGGCTCACCGGCGAGCTTGGCCGCGTCCGCGCTTTCGTCTCCCGCATCGACTCGTGGCAGGACGGGCGTCGCCGGGGCCCGGAGCCCGAGCCGGAGCCTCCCGCGCGCCGCTCTTCCCCGCCGCCGGCGCTGGTGGAGGCGATGCGGAGGCGATGTGCGGATATCCTGACGCGGCTGCGGAGATCGAAGAAAAGCGTGTGGTTCAATTCCCCCGTCGACGTGGAGGGCCTCAAGCTGCACGACTACCGCGCCATCATTCGGAGCCCCATGGATCTCGGCACCGTCAAGCAAAACCTCACCGCTGGCCGGTACCCCTCGCACGAGGCGTTCGCTGGCGACGTCCGGCTGACCTTCAACAACGCGCTGCGGTACAACCCTCCCGACCACCACGTGCACAGGTACGCCGGCGACCTCCTCGCCACGTTTGAGGGGATGTACAAGGAGGCGGTCTCGTGGTTCGAGCAGCAGCGCCAGCAGCTCGAGCCGCCAATGCAGCTTGATctgctgccaccaccaccaccaccgcaactCCCAGTTTCTGTGCCAGTGCAAGCGCCCCTGAGGATGTGGGGTGGGAGGAGGCCCAAGCCCAAGGCTAGGCAGCCAAACAAGAGGGAGATGGATGAGGAGGAGAAGCAGAAGCTGAGGGTGGAGATTGAGAACCTGCCTGAGGACAAGGTGCTGAATGTGCTGCAGATTGTGCAGAAGAGGAACAGAGATCCAGCATTGTCGGGGGAGGTTGTGGAGCTTGATTTCGATGAGCTGGATATCGAGACCCTATGGGAGCTTGATCGATTTGTGGTCAATTGGAGGAAAGCTCTAAAGAAGAGCCAGCGGAATTCTAGGATGAATGGTGATGCTGCTGTGATGAATGCAGATGCCATCGATGCGACAATTGTTCCGGATGATGATGACAGGGTCGAGGTTGCTGTCAATCCGTCTGTGGTGGTTGAAATTGGAGAGTCG GAGACTGACGTTCCAGAGAAGAATGAAGTGGAGGCTGAGATGGGTGACGAGTATGTGGATATCGGTGATGAGATGCTGACGATGAATTACCAGTCGGTGGAGATCCAGAGGGATTCCCTGGCCGCCAGCAGCTCAAGCGGACCAGGAAGTGGCTCGTCTTCATCAACTGGTACGGTGGAGCAAATAAAGTTGTCACCACAAATGCTGGGTTATGGATTTAGTAGCTCGTTAATTCATTAA